TGTGACcgtatttgtatgtgtgtgttgcagtAAAGCGGGACTTTCAGGATAGTGATGAGGAGGCTGTGCGTGTTAAAGAGCAGAGCATCCTGGAGCTGGGCGGACTGCTGGCCAAGACGGGACAGGCTGAAGGTAAATAAAAACTCTTGCTAGTTCCAAAATCTTCTTTGAGCATAGGATTCATACTAGCCAAACCAATTGGGAAAACCTCATCAAAACGGCTCTTTGCTCACTCAATGATCAGCCTGCTTAGCTTGCGAATGAATCGCACTGTTTTCCAAACATCGCCGACAGCATCGGAAATGTAATCGATCGAATATCAACCgtcagccgtggcccaatggttaagatcatcggcTGCCGCTGTGGGGGCTTAGGTTCAAGATACCGACCGGACCGTCCACCAACATCTCCCGGACAAACGGCTGCGGTGTCCTTcagcaagacaccgataccccaAATTGCTCCCCGGTGGCTTAAGTTGCCCCCCTGCTccggtgtgttccactaacaagtgtgcaatgcagagaacaaatttcgtgtgcatgcatgttcgtgacaataaagatgatgacATTTGAAATGGAGCAAAAATCATGTTTACCTAGTGAATTATTTGATCATCTTTTTAAGATGATACAGAGAAAATTACTGTCAGtattacacattttacaatttctcCCATATCAACTGAAGTGTGCTCTGTGCACGTAGCTGTGTGATGTCACATTCGTTGCAGGTATTAGGTTTCACCCTCTTCCGGTCAGCCATGGATTCTTAATTGAGTGATCAGCCAACGAGCCTTacaaaggatttttttcttaattagtTTTATTCCAAAAGCAACACAAGCCTCGTGGGTCAGGTTTTGTCCATGTTGCCCTGGGCTGTGGTCTTTCAGCCGGCCAGGCCGGACCCGCAGGATTCTAGCCTGTTACTTCACATTTTTAtcactcacactgtacatatttcacaCATTGTCCCCTGGGAGTCTGGCACGAGGCATGATGGGGCGGCATTGCCCCgtgaccgtctcgcctcacctccaccagtctccccaattttgATGCACGACAccccacatttttgtttgttggtgtgccgtgagatttttcaattgtaaaatatgtgccttggctccttTAAAGGTTGGACATCGCTggtctagtcagatcatgtattctaatcagtcaggtcaaaccaacattacaacatgacagaaataatgggtgctaacttactgtaattactttattataattaaattacttacacacacacaccaaaactttagagcatgattcgacagaacacgTGCATGTTCGCTTAAAACTGTTAgtactagcactagcttgctaggctacataacgtttagGTGCCTGcctgcgagccgtattgtattaaaagtatgtgaacacacctcaagcaagccttaaatgaatgtcctctcctgagcactggtgaccaccaacacacgtttccccccattttgttcttataaacacacggcgCAATCCATTACTGTtgtcgaacccgggtcctcagaactgtgaggcagatgtgctaaccagtggtgcaccgtgccgcctcatttgAATCCTCCAAATATAATTTATGATGTTGTAGAATATGATTTCTGACATGATTGTTACCATCGGGTATTCTAAATTGGGCTCATCATTAAGCATACAATACTAAGAACCTTACACAGTCACTTGACAGTAACCTTTAATGGCTCACTCTTAAATTCTCAATTTTCTCACCAACTATTCAACAACGTTACACACAAAAACTCACTCGAgatgtgtttgaaatgttttcctTCAAAATTGGACTTTTAAAAGCCCTTACTGTTAAATTTTTATGAATAACAATTCATACTTTTTCTCTCTGCCTTCAGAGCTTGGTGGTCTGTTAACATATGTGCGGCCATTCCTCAACTCCATCTCTAAGGCCAAAGCAGCCCGACTGGTTCGCTCCTTGCTGGACCTGTTTCTGGACATGGAGGCCGCCACAGGTCAGGAAGTAGAGCTCTGCCTTGAGTGCATAGAATGGGCCAAGGCTGAGAAGAGGACCTTCCTCCGACAGGCCCTAGAGGTgagaaatataataataataataataatgtgcagGGGATGTTTTTGTCTATATTTTTTCCAACATTAACACTGTTCTTTTCAGCTATGAGAGTTTTATCCTGCTTTATCCTTAGGCTCGACTTATCTCACTATATTTCGACACGAAGTGTTACCAGGAAGCCCTACAACTTGGTGAGTGTCCTAATGaacttttcccccaaaatgagttactttgattggcccacgaagagtttgtgtgcggtcatgtgactgccttgtgccgtctgattggtgaactggagtcaaatgacactaggGATCAAGCTGTATTGGCCCCAACGGCGCCCAAGGCGGAAGTctgatgaagtctaaaaatagattgcgcgCACactaattgataaataaaagtagcgagcggcatgtcgatcattgcaACGGGGCaaaagtatcgattcttcttcacataaatactcaagtacaagtaaaaagtatggttaATTCAAACGACTctcacaagtacaatttatccaaactgttacttgagtaaagtTAACGGAGTAattgtagcgcgttactacccgcCGCTGAGTGAACTACGCTACAATCTAGTCTTTACCCTGTTTACTAGTATTATTTTCAGGAACTGTGGTAGAATGTAGTTCCATACCATTTTGTCTGTATTTGTCATGTTTAAGTTGAGGAAGTTATGTCCTGTAAAAACTGCACGTTGGTTTCCACCTCCAGGCTCCCAGTTACTGCAGGAGCTGAAGAAGATGGATGACAAAGCGCTACTGGTGGAGGTGCAGCTGCTAGAGAGTAAAACATATCATGTCCTCAGTAACCTGCCCAAGGCTCGCGCTGCCCTCACGTCAGCCAGGACAACTGCCAATGCCATCTACTGCCCACCAAAATTACAAGCAGCTTTAGACATGCAATCaggtaaaaagcaaaacaaatcataACGGGGAGTAATATAtagagaaaataataatttcaaatataATGAGATACAGTGAACCCTTACTTATTCACAGGGAAAAGGGaccgcgaatagtgaaaatatgCGGAGAATTATTGCCCATTATCATCGCATTGAGAATTTTGTTGAATTCataaaattcttgaataagtggggataaaccaccaatatgCGTTTTTGTGGTTGGTTcccgccccaaaaaaagaaaaacaaaaaagaaaagaaatctggaaaaatgtttttaaaaagaaagtccatgaataggtgaatctgtgAGTGCCAAACCGCAAGTATGCGGGAGTTCTCTGTAAAACCTGATAATAGATTGTTTATTGGCCAACATACCTGGTGACCTGACTTTACCATGCGTGTTTCCAGGGATTATTCATGCAGCAGAGGAGAAAGACTGGAAGACGGCGTACTCCTATTTCTACGAGGCCTTTGAGGGCTACGACTCCATTGACAGTCCTCGAGCCATCACAGGACTCAAGTATATGCTGCTCTGCAAAATCATGCTCAATGCGTAAGTGGTAAAGTACTGGGTTGAGCAAATCttgtgattggttatcgtttttttaaactcggccccaaaaatcctgattgtgtcaAGCCTACTTCAGTGTTCTCATTTTTTGCATAACTGTTGGTGGTGGTTGACTGAGACATCAGACATAATTGAGGCACtgattgaaatacagtacagtaaaattattttaaatgtgagtATGACTAATATGATGAATATCTGTGAGTAATATTTTCAACTCCAATAATTTAGCTCCTGGAGAAGCAACTTCATTGCTTTGCAATCCGTCACCACCACGAGTATCCTAACTTTGAaaaacactacacgacatggaTACATTGCTTGTGTTTCAGACCAGAGGATGTCCAGGCCCTCATCGGTGGCAAACACATTCTGCGGTACACTGGAAGACAGGTActgtatcacttttttttttttttttttttttttttaattcagagaAGAAAtgggacatttttggggggtttcaaTCTTTGACTGTTAACGAAATTGTTGTACGGGTATTTCTGTTCAACTGTCACTTCATTTGGTACACTTGAACTAATCTACTTAGTTCTGATATTGTACCATAGCTGTATTTGATGCCTTTACCAAAATTACAAGTCTTAGTTTTGATGCACTCTACTATAGAGGcctgtacagtggggcaaaaaagtatttaatatatatttagtatgaccaggttggataaaattagaaatgagctcatcagagggacggccaaggttagatgttttggagacaaagttagagagaacagacttcgatggtttggacacgtctaGAGGAGAggtagtgagtatattggtagaaggatgacgaggatggagctgccacgcaagagagcgagaggaagagcaaagagaaggttgatggatgtcatgagggaagacatgagggcagttggtgtttgagaggaggatgcaggagataggcttacatggaaaaggatgtcaCGTTGTGGCGaaccctaacgggacaagcccaaaggaaaagataatttattaaggatcatactatttacatgttttgacaaaacatttttttcttttctttct
This Phycodurus eques isolate BA_2022a chromosome 16, UOR_Pequ_1.1, whole genome shotgun sequence DNA region includes the following protein-coding sequences:
- the LOC133415029 gene encoding 26S proteasome non-ATPase regulatory subunit 11A-like isoform X3, giving the protein MSVKDLSGEPAAEQRSSVAGTGKMAAAAVAEFQRAQSLLVTDRNASIDILHSIVKRDFQDSDEEAVRVKEQSILELGGLLAKTGQAEELGGLLTYVRPFLNSISKAKAARLVRSLLDLFLDMEAATGQEVELCLECIEWAKAEKRTFLRQALEARLISLYFDTKCYQEALQLGSQLLQELKKMDDKALLVEVQLLESKTYHVLSNLPKARAALTSARTTANAIYCPPKLQAALDMQSGIIHAAEEKDWKTAYSYFYEAFEGYDSIDSPRAITGLKYMLLCKIMLNAPEDVQALIGGKHILRYTGRQTDSLKCVAQASKNRSLSGFEKALTEYKAELRDDPIIRTHLTKLYDNLLEQNLIRLIEPFSRVQMAHISSIIKLSKGDVERKLSQMILDRKFYGF
- the LOC133415029 gene encoding 26S proteasome non-ATPase regulatory subunit 11A-like isoform X2, whose product is MSVKDLSGEPAAEQRSSVAGTGKMAAAAVAEFQRAQSLLVTDRNASIDILHSIVKRDFQDSDEEAVRVKEQSILELGGLLAKTGQAEELGGLLTYVRPFLNSISKAKAARLVRSLLDLFLDMEAATGQEVELCLECIEWAKAEKRTFLRQALEARLISLYFDTKCYQEALQLGSQLLQELKKMDDKALLVEVQLLESKTYHVLSNLPKARAALTSARTTANAIYCPPKLQAALDMQSGIIHAAEEKDWKTAYSYFYEAFEGYDSIDSPRAITGLKYMLLCKIMLNAPEDVQALIGGKHILRYTGRQTDSLKCVAQASKNRSLSGFEKALTEYKAELRDDPIIRTHLTKLYDNLLEQNLIRLIEPFSRVQMAHISSIIKLSKGDVERKLSQMILDRKFYDQGEGVLIVFDEPVVDKTYEAALETVQNMSKVVDSLYNKAKKLT
- the LOC133415029 gene encoding 26S proteasome non-ATPase regulatory subunit 11A-like isoform X1 gives rise to the protein MSVKDLSGEPAAEQRSSVAGTGKMAAAAVAEFQRAQSLLVTDRNASIDILHSIVKRDFQDSDEEAVRVKEQSILELGGLLAKTGQAEELGGLLTYVRPFLNSISKAKAARLVRSLLDLFLDMEAATGQEVELCLECIEWAKAEKRTFLRQALEARLISLYFDTKCYQEALQLGSQLLQELKKMDDKALLVEVQLLESKTYHVLSNLPKARAALTSARTTANAIYCPPKLQAALDMQSGIIHAAEEKDWKTAYSYFYEAFEGYDSIDSPRAITGLKYMLLCKIMLNAPEDVQALIGGKHILRYTGRQTDSLKCVAQASKNRSLSGFEKALTEYKAELRDDPIIRTHLTKLYDNLLEQNLIRLIEPFSRVQMAHISSIIKLSKGDVERKLSQMILDRKFYGILDQGEGVLIVFDEPVVDKTYEAALETVQNMSKVVDSLYNKAKKLT